ATGATTGGCATTTACATTTAAGAGAAGGTCTTGTATTAAAAAATATTATTCATTTTACTTCAGAGTTGTTTGGAAGAGCTATCGTCATGCCGAATACTAAAAATCCCATAACATCTATAGATAGCGCTATTTCTTATAAAAAATCTATTCTTGAAGCTTTACCTGAAAGTTCTAAATTTGAACCATTAATGACAATGTATCTTACAGATGATACTGACAAAGAAGAACTAATAAATGGTTTCAAAGATAATGTCTTTTTTGCAGCAAAATTATATCCAGCTAATGCTACAACAAATTCCAGTCATGGAGTTAAGAAAATAGAAAATCTATATAAGATTTTTGAATCAATGCAAGATTCTGGCATGCCTCTTTTAATTCACGGGGAAGTGACTGATCCTGAAGTGGATATATTCGATCGAGAGGAAGTTTTTATAGATAGAGAACTTTCTCCAATAGCTGAAAGATTTCCAAAATTAAAAATTGTTTTAGAACATATAACAACCTCCTATGCAGTGGATTTTGTTCAAGAAAAAAATATTGGAGCAACTATAACTCCTCATCATTTACACATAAATAGAAATGCAATGTTTTTTGGAGGCTTAAATAGTGATTTTTACTGTTTACCAGTCGCTAAGAGAGAGAAAAATAGACTTGCTTTAAGGAGCGCTGCAACAAGTGGGAAAGAGTGTTTTTTCTTGGGAAGTGACTCTGCTCCACACCTTAGAAAGTGGAAAGCTTTTTGCGGTTGTGCTGGTATTTTTAATTCGCCAGTAGCAATAGAAAGCTATTTAACAGTTTTTGAAGAGGAAAATGCTCTAGATAATTTTGAGAAATTTGCAAGCTTGAATGGCCCTAGTTTTTATAATGTTCCCCCAAACAAAGAAAAATTAAAATTAGTTTCTAGATCTAATAAAATTCCAGAATTTATTGATGTTGTTGAAGAAAAAAATATTGTCGGACAAATAAAACCATTTCATGCTGGTGAAACTTTAAAATGGCAAGTAGAAGGTATAACAAATTAAAAAATTAGATTTAATCTGATCATTCAACAAAAGTGTAAATAATACAATTTTTCTTTCCTAAATGGATTACTTTCGGCTACGACTAGAAAGGGCAAATTCCTTTATGTGTGTGGCGTAATTGGTAGACGCGCCTGACTTAAAAACCAGAACGATTTTAATTCACTTAAGTACATAAACCTTTCGTGATTTGTAAAAAGCCAGTCGCACTCATACTTCTGGGCCTGTCCACTTAAGGACAAATCTCAACAACTTGATCTAGCGCGATCCATGCTTCTTTTTTTGAGCGTATGGCATTAAAAAAAGAAGCTAATTACCACTTATTTTAGATCGACTGTCAATCAATATATATATGTAAAGAAATCAATTTTTTAAATATTTCGAAAGATATTTAATACTAAGCTGCATTGATTTTTAAATAAATTTTGAAACACTTTATTTCTTTCCTTCCTTTTTTCTTTATGTCAATTCTTTCGTTAAGTTGTTCAAATAAACCCGTCGAAAAAGAAATGAAAATGCCAATGTTATTTGATACAAAAGAACAGGCTGAAAAAGAAGCTTATAAATTTGACTGTGAAGGCGCTCATCAAATGGGAGATAAATGGATGCCATGCAGTATTCATGAACATAACCATTAAAAAAGGAGCTAATTGCCCCTTATATTTCGAGAATTAAGTTATAGCGAGGATCTTAATCTATCAACTTTTAAATAGTTCTAGCACGTCCATTGGTCTCCAAAAAATGTAAATATTCGCATTTTTCTTGGTTAAATGGGTTACTTTCAGCTACGATTAGAAAGCGCAAATTCCTTTGGGAGTGTGGCGGAATTGGTAGACGCGCCGGACTTAAAATCCGTCGAGCGATTTAGCTCGTGGGGGTTCAAGTCCCCCCACTCCCATTATTTAATTATTTCTTTTTAGTTCTGACAATAACTTCCAATAATTGTTATGTTCTAACTAAGCAACCATAAATCAAATATGGAAAGTTTTTTCAATAATTCATTAGCTACTTTAATTGCATATATCGGAGTTATTTCCATCTATTTATTGGTTATTCCATTATTTCTATTTTACTGGATGAATAATAGATGGAATGTTATGGGCAAATTTGAAAGATTAGGAATTTATGGACTTGTATTTCTATTCTTCCCAGGTTTAATTTTATTTTCTCCATTTTTAAATCTCAGATTAAAAGGAAGTGGTAAAGGGTAAATAATTGACTAAAGGTAAAGTTATACAAATAGGAATATTCGTCTCATTAATAGGATTAATTAGTTTTGAACTTGCACCTCAAATTGGCATCGACAATTTTACAGCCACTACCATCTCGAGTTGTATCTTAATTCTGATTGTTATTACCTGGGTAACATCTTATGTTTATAGAGTTGTAAATGGAAAAATGACGTTTATGGAACAAAGGAAGCGTTATAGAAAAAAGTATGAAAAAGTTGTTAATGATAAACTAGAGACTAAGTTTAATTCGTTGTCAAAGGAAGAGCAGGAAAAACTAATGAAAGATTTAGAAAAAAATCTCTAAACTTTTCATAGGAAAGAATCTAAAATTCATGAAAGATAACAAAATGCAAATTACTAAAAATGAATCTTTATCAAAGGTAGATAAGAAGTTTTATGAGTTAAAAAATAATAAAAAATTAGCTTTGATGCCTTTTATTATGGCTGGGGATCCCAATATTGAAATAACCTCTGAGATCTTATTAAAGTTACAAGAAAATGGAGCTGATCTTATTGAATTAGGCATCCCATACAGTGATCCACTTGCAGACGGACCAGTTATTCAATTGGCGGCCTCTCGAGCCTTAAAGTCAGGTATTAACCCAAGAAAAGTAATTACAATTTTAGAGGATTTAAAAGGTAAATTAAATATTCCCATCATACTTTTTTCTTACTTAAATCCTTTACTATGTTTTGGCTTTAAGCAGTTTTGTGAGATGGCATCTAATGCAGGAGTTTCTGGACTAATAATTCCTGATCTCCCTTTAGAGGAAGCTTATAAATTTTCTAAAATAGTTAGTAAACATTCTATGGACTTGATTTTATTGGTTGCTCCAACTACTCCTTTTGAGAGAATGAAACAAATATCAAATCATACAAAAGGATTTACTTATTTAGTAAGTGTTACAGGTGTCACTGGTGAGAGAAACAAGATGGAAAATAGAGTAGAAAATCTTATTGCCAAATTAAAAGAGGTAAATACTAATCCAATTGCTGTTGGGTTTGGAATATCCACCCCTGAACATGTTAATAAAGTTCGTGAGTGGGGAGCAGATGGAGTAATAATTGGTAGTGCATTTGTAAAACGAATTTCTAGTTCAAGTGAAAAAGATGTCGTTGATAATGTTGGTCAATTTTGTAAAGATATGCGTTTAGCCGCTGATCAAAAAATATAAATATTAAGAGAGTATTTTCTTGAAAAAATTAACTAAATAGGGATTTGAAAAATTAATTATCAAATTTATGTTTGTTATCTTTAAGATTCTTCAGTAGGTAATAATCTTATTTGTTTTCTTCCAAGCTTAATTTCAAATTCATCCCCTGCTTTTAAATCTAAAAGTGCTGTATATGCTTTCCCAATCAAAAG
This window of the Prochlorococcus sp. MIT 1314 genome carries:
- the pyrC gene encoding dihydroorotase; the protein is MKTLTIIKPDDWHLHLREGLVLKNIIHFTSELFGRAIVMPNTKNPITSIDSAISYKKSILEALPESSKFEPLMTMYLTDDTDKEELINGFKDNVFFAAKLYPANATTNSSHGVKKIENLYKIFESMQDSGMPLLIHGEVTDPEVDIFDREEVFIDRELSPIAERFPKLKIVLEHITTSYAVDFVQEKNIGATITPHHLHINRNAMFFGGLNSDFYCLPVAKREKNRLALRSAATSGKECFFLGSDSAPHLRKWKAFCGCAGIFNSPVAIESYLTVFEEENALDNFEKFASLNGPSFYNVPPNKEKLKLVSRSNKIPEFIDVVEEKNIVGQIKPFHAGETLKWQVEGITN
- a CDS encoding DUF3721 domain-containing protein, which codes for MSILSLSCSNKPVEKEMKMPMLFDTKEQAEKEAYKFDCEGAHQMGDKWMPCSIHEHNH
- a CDS encoding NAD(P)H-quinone oxidoreductase subunit L; the protein is MESFFNNSLATLIAYIGVISIYLLVIPLFLFYWMNNRWNVMGKFERLGIYGLVFLFFPGLILFSPFLNLRLKGSGKG
- a CDS encoding DUF3007 family protein, whose amino-acid sequence is MTKGKVIQIGIFVSLIGLISFELAPQIGIDNFTATTISSCILILIVITWVTSYVYRVVNGKMTFMEQRKRYRKKYEKVVNDKLETKFNSLSKEEQEKLMKDLEKNL
- the trpA gene encoding tryptophan synthase subunit alpha gives rise to the protein MKDNKMQITKNESLSKVDKKFYELKNNKKLALMPFIMAGDPNIEITSEILLKLQENGADLIELGIPYSDPLADGPVIQLAASRALKSGINPRKVITILEDLKGKLNIPIILFSYLNPLLCFGFKQFCEMASNAGVSGLIIPDLPLEEAYKFSKIVSKHSMDLILLVAPTTPFERMKQISNHTKGFTYLVSVTGVTGERNKMENRVENLIAKLKEVNTNPIAVGFGISTPEHVNKVREWGADGVIIGSAFVKRISSSSEKDVVDNVGQFCKDMRLAADQKI